A part of Aspergillus flavus chromosome 1, complete sequence genomic DNA contains:
- a CDS encoding mitochondrial 54S ribosomal protein bL21m: MFSRTALARAFALPFEQSARPVTTTFGACLRQASTTATTSQSHPEQPSEPLSASPRAQTSTPSQQPPISTPSNTIPTKLPVAPTFTSPLKVTKSLLEKLPYLTTQKPHYITAHLHDNPYLLTEGDHLRLPFLMPKVKPGDIIRFNRASVLGSREFTLKGAPYIDERLFECRVRVMGVDSEPLRVKEKTKRRQRHVRQVRSKHRYTLLRVMDVKVKTAEELLQEGAVVVEDGQEVEVNA; the protein is encoded by the coding sequence ATGTTTTCCCGAACGGCGCTCGCAAGAGCCTTCGCACTGCCATTCGAGCAGTCGGCCCGACCTGTCACCACCACCTTTGGGGCCTGTCTGCGTCAAGCATCAACGACAGCCACGACCTCGCAATCACACCCTGAGCAGCCCTCAGAACCACTAAGCGCATCACCCCGCGCTCAGACCAGCACACCCAGCCAACAACCACCCATCTCCACACCGTCGAATACCATCCCAACCAAACTCCCCGTGGCTCCGACCTTCACCTCCCCGTTAAAAGTGACCAAATCCCTTCTCGAGAAGTTGCCGTACCTGACGACCCAAAAGCCACATTACATCACTGCTCACCTCCATGACAACCCCTACCTTCTCACGGAAGGTGATCACCTCCGTCTCCCTTTCTTGATGCCCAAGGTCAAGCCCGGCGATATCATCCGTTTCAACCGGGCATCTGTTCTGGGATCTCGCGAGTTTACGCTTAAGGGGGCACCATACATCGATGAGCGGCTATTCGAGTGCCGAGTGCGTGTTATGGGAGTTGATTCGGAGCCATTGAGGgtgaaggaaaagacgaaGCGGAGACAGAGACATGTGAGACAGGTGCGCAGCAAGCATCGGTATACCCTGCTGAGGGTGATGGATGTCAAGGTGAAGACTGCGGAGGAATTACTGCAGGAGGGTGCTGTTGTTGTCGAGGATGGGCAGGAGGTGGAAGTCAACGCATAG